The DNA window GATTTACCATTGGATAGTAATAAATcaacttatatttattcaaaagatataaaatcaAATACAGATATTAATATTGAAACAATAGAAGGCGACAAGGAAAATGTAGATGATCATTTAGCAAAGAAGCCTAGTACATCTTTTAGTCTTTATAGCgattcttttaatataactAATAGTGATAATTATTGTAGCGTTAAATCTTTGCCACTTAATGGATTTACCAAATTAGGAAATTCACTGAAGCATCAAAAAAGTCAAGAAGATTCTGTTGAGTTTTTGGAATGTAAAGGCAACTGAACACCCGAACATTGGTGCTAATTGGAGCTATTATAAGAGTATATCTACATTTATACCAGTCtgcatttacatacatatatgtgatatgtatatatatgtatataatatatttatgtaacatatttatgtaacatatttaagtaatatacttatgtaatatacttatgtaatatatttatgtaacatattgaagtaatatatttatgtagtatgtttatgtaatatatttatgtaacatattgaagtaaaatatttatgtagtatgtttatgtaatatatttatgtagtatgtttatgtaatatatttatgtagtatgtttatgtaatatatttatgtaatatatttatgtgcatGCTAATGTACCTTTTCGCGTATGTATCCGTTATAGGCAACCATGTAGATACCCCCGCATCCCGTGTAATGAAGCGGCGCGTTTTGaactaaatattaattaaattatgccTGAATATAACCCTCCATTTTCTGTTAAAAttgcacacatatatgcataaatattctttatacCATTTCAGTACCTTACGTAGGTATATACAGTACTTTTTTCTTCCCTTCCCCTTTTTACTATATTCTTTGATAAATGTGTtcgtaataataaatttttatgtttattaacACATAGtgtttaaattttgttataGTATCTCCATTTcactacaattttttttttttttattaacagttttaatataaataattatttttattttatttatttagaattaaaagcaacaaatatatacataatatgtaacataataataataaacataatcattgtcatttcttttttaaattctcaCCCAGAGCAATTaattacacaaaaaaaaaaaaaaaaaaaaaaactccaTTTTCAATTTTGCTACCAgtgaaataaatgaaaagttGTTTATACACCATATCATTAATGAACTATTATTTTGCACACCTTgaaaattaagaatatttGATATAACCTTTCTCGTTATATTGTTTGTACAGATGAgcataaaagtaaaatatatgggATGattagaaaaacaaaaaaagttaaatatataaagctTCACAAATgagcatatatttaaaaatttaaatatatatatattacataattacacgtatgttaaattaaaaaagaagcaaTATGACAATACTAattcataattaaaatttgaaaaatgaaaatatattttaaattatgtgcataaaataatactataaaagagcaaaaaaaaaataaaacgcaatttttttttttttttttaaatgatatactttttaaatcttATAAAGGAGAAACaatttctactttttttgcttttccttatttacaatttttttctttgattatttttatgtttttataaagtaacatattttgtattattttttattatattgtattcaCACgatctttattttaaaattttgttaatttcttttaaattatatattatggaaACCTCAAAAGAAAAGCCCTTATTACCCAttgataaatatacacataatatttatgcatacaatgctatacatatataaaataaatatttagataactaaaacaaaatgtcacaaaaataaagtttgttttttccaattttacATACGAATAAGTTTTCtttctaaaatattcttttatgcCTCTTAAACTACTTTCAGTATCGttcacatgtatatatatataatatatacatgtgtacaaGAATCTTCGCATAGTAGcattatatacttatatgtatatttgtgaacatttgtatgtatgtacgtatgtatatatataatatatatagtttttttttctttagcgccttttttttttttttagttttttaattatactatGAAAATTTAGGAAATTGCATATTCTTCATCTtgtgtaatattatatttattctttcatgaagaattatatatgcaattcatattttactttatacgCAGCATGCATTTGAcgctatatatattgtacatatatatatatatataatatatgtatatgaggatgcataatattttttttctcagtTATATGCGACATTGCTGTTTATGTATTGTTATGatgtatttgtttatttttatattgaaaaaagcTCTTTGAACTAATGTTCCAaaagtacatacatgtatatatatatataagtatgtatgtatatatatatttaagtatgtatgtatatatatatatgtatttatatgtatatatatttatttatttatgttactGATTTACATTTTGCAcgaattttttgtttatttaaaaggTTTTTTGCGTAAGCTGGCAGTAAAATACGTACGAAAAATTcgttttaatgtattttctcacgctaaaatattatttatatttttgtgtatgtattttatgtgaaaaaaatgctttccgatttatagtatatttatatttacatttttcccCCGTATTCCTTTCCTTGtatcattcatttattcattcgtttttttttattttttttgtgtttgtATTATATGCATGACGAAATAAACCTTGATTTTATCTTGTTTTAGCCACTATTTTTCgtgtttttaaatttgttttattttaatttcaagtcatctttgtttattatttataattgaGGGTGCACGAGTTGTACCTTATATTTGTCCCATTAAAATTGGAGTTACTATTCGTGTTTGGCATAATtattactttaataaaataaagttaaatattagggtgaaaaaaaaaaaaattatatatacgtatacatatatacatatgtactacatatgcatatatatatatatatatatatacatatctgttacatatatataatatatgtattttatgaaatgtctatacaaaaatagtaatgaatttttaaggaagaagaaaaaatgtcATCTCTGATTAAACTACATTATGACGAGAATAATGACGAAGAAGAAAATTTGATAATAAGATTTGCAGACTATGAAACGTTTAAGTCTTACGtattaaagaaatatgataaaatctACGAAGTAACAgattatgaaaaagaaaatataaactatTACAGTATAAAATGGATAAACTTTATAAACAGAAAAGTACCGATTTTGCTTCAGAACAAGAATGGACCATGCCCTCTTTTATGTATAACcaatattttactattacgTAATCAGTTACAGCTAGataggaaaattaaaaagatttCACACAGTTTTCTTGAGGGGAAAATTATGgatatattattagaatcaaataaaaagaatgtaACAAATCATGATTCATCATGTAATTAtcgaaaaaatattattgagTGTGTTGATATATTACCACAGTTAAAATATGGTTTAGATATAAATTGTAAATTTACTAATATTCATTCATTTGAATACACTAAAGGATTCTGCATATTTGATATGCTTAATATTCCTTTATATCATGGATGGGTTATATCCTCTGatgatataattttctattcctatttaaaagattattcttataatgtaataataaataaaataattagatacaatgaatattatgaaaaaaataaaacaagatATGCAGACGAATCTTCAAATAGTGAACAAAAGACATTTTATCAAATAGAAGATGTGAAGGTTTTatgtgaagaaaaaaatagaaatgatACCGAAAAAATGGATGTGGATCAACATAATATTCCTGTTTTTCCAGATGATCTAGATAAAAATGGTCGGTCaaataggaataaaaaattatataaagaagaTAATGATATTGTTAATGGCACTTGGTCTGATAATGAATACAATGATGATACaacaaagaagaaaaataatattcctctcagtaataaaaattcagATGATGAAGGAAATAATAACAGAAAGAGAAGAACACATATTGCTAACTCCAATAGTGGCAAAAATTCTAATCATTTAAATTTGGATAAAAACACGAATAAGTCTGATGTAGAAATAAAAGATGATAACTTACcaaatttttctaataaagaaaataaatatacgaaTAACTCATTATTTCatagtaataaaaacaatacttgtaaaaataacaaaaaagattatagtgataataatttgttaaataCTCCAAAATTTCCTGAAGATGATTTTATATCCGGTTCTAGCTGTAATAATTCTCGAACAACTAACCAATCATGtgataaaaatgtacaagTTGATGGTGATACtatgaaggaaaaaaatataaacgaaAAAGAATTAAGGATTAATAATGAATTGTTTactgaattaaataaaaaacctAGCCAAGCTAGTGATATTAATGGTGACAATAACACGGATAATAATacagaaaattatattatgaataattataatacagAAATTAATTTAACTCCATATGAAATTCATGAAGCTTTAATAATATCCGAATTCCTTGAAACATATAAAACACAATTAACCTTAGTAGGGTTGAAATTATTGAAAGAAAATTTGAACCCAAATCAACTTGTTGCATTTTTTAGGAACAATCACTTTAAtactttatttaaatatgataataaattgtTCCTATTGGCAGCCGACATTTCCTTTTTACACCTAAGTTGCACATGGGAATTGTTTGATAATGTAGATAATGATACGTCTTACTATGATAACAACTTTCGCTGTTTATCTAGTCAGAAAAATCTtgaaaaaaacttaaatCATTCTATggtttacttaaaaaattatgaaaaaggtATTGCAAAGAATAATATGCACTGCGTAAGGTCAAATACAACCCTTTCtaataccaaaaaaaaaaaaaaaaaatgcacattTATGTAGCTTGTTGATTTGCACATTCATATACAGGCATCTACTTATGTGCTTATGTGCAAATTATGTACGAGCATCTGTTTTTGTATGTTGATATATGGACGTACATGgacatatatgtgtgtacgcAGAAAAACACTTTGcattttgttcctttttttttttttttttctttttttttaaataacgaAAAGGATTTaaacttaatttttcattagcCCATGTGTATATTTCGAAGGcgcctttttttaaatagaaacGCATAAGTGTATTATGTTAATTTTCGTTTTAcctaattaaatttatgttattaacaaaataagtCAAATTATACgttattatgatatatatatataagtgtgAGTTTAATTAAagttttttgtataatttttttatatttcaaacaATTTTACGACATGATTACGTATATAAATcactaatttatttaattttattttttttaatgtattattattttttcttttttttcctgtgtcttttttctttgttcttttttcttgttactttattcattttttattttgcgcatattttttttaaaatatcatttcAAGTAAACTTTTCAACAAGAGAGTTTTCTCCTTTATGCAGTTTTCATTGCAAATGAAAACATTtggatatttaaaaataaaactaaaaaacTTGAGTAATAAGgctctttcttttttatcaacaaataagaaaatgtaattttCCTTTCCTCGGTTAGTTAGcatgtataatatatctattaaaATCACACAGTCGTTAGAATTTAGCTCTTCACCGTTTTCCGCCGTTCTGTTATTTTTGAGTCCCTTATTtacatttccattttttatacatcCATTAAATTCTACTGAATTTCCATCTTCATTTGTTCCATTTTTGACGTAGGTGAAACAGGGATCGTTTTCATGGTTATTTCCTTGTAGCTTTTGCATGATCTCTTCTTCATTATccatattttgaaataatactaaaaaattatttttaaacaaacAGTCTAATATATCAACGTAAATATCTTTATCTAAATTGAAGTGAAAAATTCCTTCTTCCAGAAatgcaatttttaaaatatttaattgatTTTTAAAAGAGCTCTTTACTTTATCGGAGTTCCATATTATCTCGAAATTTAtcttgtttttaatttttatgttttcacaattttttatactaGGTATAGCAGTTAATAGTCCAGGTCTCGTTTCT is part of the Plasmodium malariae genome assembly, chromosome: 14 genome and encodes:
- the PmUG01_14035800 gene encoding conserved protein, unknown function, which produces MSSLIKLHYDENNDEEENLIIRFADYETFKSYVLKKYDKIYEVTDYEKENINYYSIKWINFINRKVPILLQNKNGPCPLLCITNILLLRNQLQLDRKIKKISHSFLEGKIMDILLESNKKNVTNHDSSCNYRKNIIECVDILPQLKYGLDINCKFTNIHSFEYTKGFCIFDMLNIPLYHGWVISSDDIIFYSYLKDYSYNVIINKIIRYNEYYEKNKTRYADESSNSEQKTFYQIEDVKVLCEEKNRNDTEKMDVDQHNIPVFPDDLDKNGRSNRNKKLYKEDNDIVNGTWSDNEYNDDTTKKKNNIPLSNKNSDDEGNNNRKRRTHIANSNSGKNSNHLNLDKNTNKSDVEIKDDNLPNFSNKENKYTNNSLFHSNKNNTCKNNKKDYSDNNLLNTPKFPEDDFISGSSCNNSRTTNQSCDKNVQVDGDTMKEKNINEKELRINNELFTELNKKPSQASDINGDNNTDNNTENYIMNNYNTEINLTPYEIHEALIISEFLETYKTQLTLVGLKLLKENLNPNQLVAFFRNNHFNTLFKYDNKLFLLAADISFLHLSCTWELFDNVDNDTSYYDNNFRCLSSQKNLEKNLNHSMVYLKNYEKGIAKNNMHCVRSNTTLSNTKKKKKKCTFM